The proteins below are encoded in one region of Roseovarius bejariae:
- the nuoK gene encoding NADH-quinone oxidoreductase subunit NuoK, with protein MIGLEHYLTVAAALFVIGIFGLFLNRKNVIILLMSIELMLLAVNINLVAFSSFLGDMVGQVFTLFVLTVAAAEAAIGLAILVCFFRNRGTIAVEDVNVMKG; from the coding sequence ATGATTGGACTTGAACATTATTTGACGGTCGCGGCGGCGCTCTTCGTCATCGGGATTTTCGGGCTCTTCCTCAACCGGAAGAACGTGATCATCCTGCTGATGAGCATCGAATTGATGCTGCTTGCGGTGAACATCAATCTGGTGGCCTTCTCGTCGTTCCTTGGCGATATGGTTGGGCAGGTCTTTACCCTGTTTGTCCTGACGGTCGCGGCGGCGGAGGCGGCCATCGGCCTTGCCATCCTCGTCTGCTTCTTCCGCAACCGCGGCACCATCGCCGTGGAAGACGTCAACGTGATGAAAGGCTGA